A stretch of the Sulfurimonas sp. HSL3-1 genome encodes the following:
- the alaS gene encoding alanine--tRNA ligase, giving the protein MDVREAYLKFFESKGHTPVASAPLVPDDATLLFNNAGMVPFKTIFTGEVPVPENPRATSCQTCVRAGGKHNDLENVGHTARHHTFFEMLGNFSFGDYFKEEAIAYAWEFVTEVLALPKEKLWVTVHESDDEAEAIWQKHIAADRIMRLGDKDNFWQMGDTGPCGPCSEIFIDQGAEHFNGPEDYMGGDGDRFLEIWNLVFMQYERNAKGELNPLPKPSIDTGMGLERVVAVKEGKLSNYDSSLFMPIINKVVDLIGKPYEYATGASYRVIADHIRTVLFLLAQGTNFSNEGRGYVLRRILRRAVRHGYLLGFTKPFMHEIVDTVVELMGHQYPYLSEKAPVVKEQIMLEEERFFKTIEDGIALFSEELKNTKDVFSGETAFKLYDTFGFPLDLTEDMLREKGLGLDTATFERLMTEQRERAKAAWKGSGDAHVEGDFKTLLEQFGENSFVGYGRMTGESKILALLSEGFGREESLHARHEGWVLLDETPFYAESGGQTGDTGLLDGVAEVLDTKKFFGLNLSKIRATATLNVGDTVTAVVDEARQEIERHHSATHLLHAALYEELGEHISQAGSLVEADRLRFDFSHPKAMTAAEIAAVEERVNLVVQRGLSNMTEEMDIEAAKQSGAKAQFGEKYGDRVRVVRFGDASIEFCGGTHVGSTSEIGMFVITKESGVSAGVRRIEAVCSKAAYDYFKQQRHLIGEAEAAVKNRDVLAGVERLKEQINTLKMELQDAQNAAKESLDAETINGVSVFVEEIKSGDVKGRIDELKNMNERVAAMLFQVKGDKVMIAAGVKNADAKAGDWIKAIAPMLGGGGGGRPDFAQAGGKDASKLPEALEASKAYITEALS; this is encoded by the coding sequence ATGGATGTACGCGAAGCCTATCTGAAATTTTTTGAATCCAAGGGCCACACCCCGGTAGCGAGTGCACCGCTGGTGCCCGACGACGCCACGCTGCTGTTCAACAACGCGGGGATGGTCCCGTTCAAGACGATCTTCACCGGCGAGGTGCCGGTGCCGGAGAACCCCCGTGCCACGTCGTGCCAGACCTGTGTCCGCGCCGGCGGTAAGCACAACGACCTGGAAAATGTCGGCCACACGGCCCGCCACCACACCTTCTTCGAGATGCTGGGCAACTTCAGCTTCGGCGACTACTTCAAAGAGGAGGCGATCGCCTACGCGTGGGAGTTCGTGACCGAGGTGCTTGCCCTGCCCAAAGAGAAGCTCTGGGTAACGGTCCACGAGAGCGACGACGAAGCCGAGGCGATCTGGCAGAAGCACATTGCCGCAGACCGTATCATGCGCCTTGGGGACAAAGACAACTTCTGGCAGATGGGCGATACCGGCCCTTGCGGTCCCTGTTCAGAGATCTTCATCGACCAGGGTGCGGAGCACTTCAACGGCCCCGAGGATTACATGGGCGGCGACGGCGACCGATTCTTAGAGATCTGGAACCTCGTCTTTATGCAGTACGAACGCAATGCGAAGGGCGAGCTCAATCCGCTGCCCAAGCCCTCCATCGATACGGGGATGGGGCTCGAGCGCGTCGTCGCCGTCAAGGAAGGGAAGCTCAGCAACTACGACTCCTCTCTTTTTATGCCGATCATCAACAAGGTCGTCGACCTGATCGGCAAGCCCTACGAATACGCTACCGGCGCGAGTTACCGCGTTATTGCCGACCATATCCGCACCGTCCTTTTCCTGCTCGCCCAGGGGACGAACTTCTCCAACGAGGGGCGCGGTTACGTCCTGCGCCGCATTCTTCGTCGCGCGGTACGCCACGGCTACCTGCTGGGCTTCACCAAGCCGTTCATGCACGAGATCGTCGATACGGTCGTTGAGCTGATGGGGCACCAATACCCCTACCTGTCGGAAAAAGCGCCCGTTGTCAAAGAGCAGATCATGCTTGAAGAGGAGCGCTTCTTCAAAACGATCGAGGATGGGATCGCCCTGTTCAGCGAAGAGCTCAAGAACACGAAGGATGTCTTCAGCGGTGAGACTGCTTTCAAACTCTACGATACCTTCGGCTTCCCCCTCGACCTCACCGAGGATATGCTACGCGAGAAGGGGCTCGGCCTCGATACGGCGACCTTCGAGCGCCTGATGACCGAGCAGCGCGAACGCGCCAAAGCGGCCTGGAAAGGCAGCGGCGACGCCCACGTCGAAGGGGACTTCAAAACGCTGTTGGAGCAGTTCGGGGAGAACAGCTTTGTCGGCTACGGCCGCATGACCGGCGAGTCGAAGATCCTGGCCCTGCTCAGCGAGGGCTTCGGCCGGGAAGAGAGCCTCCACGCCCGCCACGAAGGGTGGGTGCTGCTGGATGAGACACCCTTTTACGCCGAAAGCGGCGGACAGACGGGTGATACCGGTCTGCTCGACGGGGTCGCCGAGGTCCTCGATACGAAGAAGTTCTTCGGCCTCAACCTCTCCAAGATCCGCGCGACGGCAACGCTCAATGTCGGCGACACCGTCACGGCGGTCGTCGATGAAGCGCGCCAGGAGATCGAGCGCCACCACTCGGCGACGCACCTGCTGCACGCGGCACTGTACGAAGAGCTGGGCGAGCATATCTCCCAGGCGGGTTCCCTTGTTGAAGCCGACCGTCTCCGTTTCGACTTCTCCCATCCCAAGGCGATGACGGCGGCAGAGATCGCCGCCGTCGAAGAGCGCGTGAACCTCGTGGTGCAGCGCGGCCTCTCCAACATGACGGAGGAGATGGATATCGAAGCCGCCAAGCAGAGCGGGGCGAAGGCCCAGTTCGGCGAGAAGTACGGCGACCGTGTCCGCGTCGTCCGCTTCGGTGACGCCTCCATCGAATTCTGCGGCGGAACCCATGTCGGCAGCACGAGCGAGATCGGGATGTTTGTCATTACGAAAGAGAGCGGTGTCAGCGCTGGCGTCCGCCGGATCGAAGCGGTCTGTTCCAAGGCGGCCTACGACTACTTCAAGCAGCAGCGCCACCTGATCGGCGAAGCGGAAGCCGCGGTCAAGAACCGCGACGTGCTTGCCGGGGTCGAACGCCTCAAAGAGCAGATCAATACGCTGAAAATGGAGCTCCAAGACGCCCAGAACGCCGCAAAGGAGTCTCTGGACGCCGAAACGATCAACGGCGTCAGCGTCTTCGTCGAAGAGATCAAGAGCGGCGACGTCAAGGGGCGCATCGATGAACTCAAGAACATGAATGAGCGCGTCGCGGCGATGCTCTTCCAGGTCAAAGGCGACAAAGTGATGATCGCCGCCGGCGTCAAGAACGCCGATGCCAAAGCCGGGGACTGGATCAAAGCCATCGCGCCGATGCTCGGCGGCGGCGGGGGCGGGCGTCCGGACTTCGCCCAGGCCGGCGGTAAAGACGCTTCCAAACTGCCCGAAGCGCTTGAGGCGTCCAAAGCCTATATTACGGAGGCGCTGTCATGA
- the maf gene encoding septum formation inhibitor Maf, with protein sequence MAAPLRLASASQSRALLLEQAGIDFIQTPMDYDEEQIVASSPKNFVYQATVGKYGAGVSTFGIEEHPLLVADSVVTSQGQILRKARCLDDARNILMTQSGSVTSIITCMIYHSPRLKLIDISATDYLFAPFDPEDLERYLASGEWRGKAGGCMVEGFCKPYIRSVRGNESTAMGLNVEALKPFLEGL encoded by the coding sequence ATGGCCGCTCCCCTCCGCCTCGCCTCCGCCTCGCAAAGCCGGGCCCTGCTGTTAGAGCAGGCCGGGATCGACTTTATCCAGACCCCGATGGACTATGACGAGGAACAGATCGTCGCCTCTTCGCCGAAAAATTTCGTCTACCAGGCGACGGTAGGGAAGTACGGGGCGGGTGTGAGCACATTCGGCATCGAGGAACATCCGCTCCTCGTCGCCGATTCCGTCGTGACGTCTCAGGGACAGATCCTGCGCAAGGCGCGCTGTCTCGATGATGCTCGCAACATCCTGATGACGCAGAGCGGCAGCGTCACCTCCATCATCACCTGCATGATCTACCACTCCCCCCGTCTGAAGCTCATCGACATCTCTGCGACGGATTACCTCTTCGCCCCTTTCGACCCCGAGGACCTGGAGCGCTATCTTGCCTCCGGTGAGTGGCGCGGCAAGGCGGGGGGCTGCATGGTCGAAGGCTTTTGCAAACCCTATATCCGCAGCGTCCGCGGCAATGAAAGCACCGCGATGGGGCTCAACGTCGAGGCACTGAAACCATTCCTGGAGGGCTTATGA
- a CDS encoding M48 family metallopeptidase has translation MKRLATAVMLMLMIAGCAKTPVTGRTQLILISNEQEVALGLSESEKLKKSAKLSTNSAQVARVRRIGERIAAVSGRDDFQWEFNVIESDTLNAFCLPGGKVYFYTGLLKLTENDDQIATVMGHEIAHALARHGAERMSMQMVSNAGAQLLGAALEIPAQYQGLYNQAYGLSTQLGVLLPYSRKHESEADQIGIYLMWKAGFDPHQAVRFWERMQAASGGKKPPEFLSTHPSDQSRIDAINAFIKKLPAQR, from the coding sequence ATGAAACGACTTGCTACCGCAGTGATGCTCATGCTGATGATCGCCGGCTGTGCGAAGACCCCGGTGACGGGGCGTACCCAGCTTATCCTGATCTCCAACGAGCAGGAGGTCGCCCTGGGGCTCAGCGAATCCGAGAAGCTCAAAAAGAGCGCGAAACTCTCAACGAACAGTGCGCAGGTGGCACGGGTCCGCCGCATCGGGGAACGGATTGCCGCGGTCAGCGGCAGGGACGACTTTCAATGGGAATTCAACGTTATCGAGTCCGACACCCTTAACGCCTTCTGCCTGCCCGGGGGGAAAGTCTACTTCTATACGGGGCTGCTCAAGCTGACGGAGAACGACGACCAGATCGCCACGGTGATGGGGCACGAGATCGCCCACGCCCTCGCGCGCCACGGGGCGGAACGGATGTCGATGCAGATGGTCAGTAATGCCGGGGCGCAGCTGCTCGGCGCCGCCCTGGAGATCCCCGCGCAGTACCAGGGGCTGTACAACCAGGCCTATGGCCTCTCCACCCAGCTGGGCGTTCTGCTGCCTTACAGCCGCAAGCATGAATCGGAGGCCGACCAGATCGGCATCTACCTGATGTGGAAAGCGGGGTTCGATCCGCACCAGGCTGTACGGTTCTGGGAACGGATGCAGGCGGCCTCGGGCGGGAAAAAGCCGCCGGAGTTCCTCTCGACGCACCCCTCGGACCAGTCGCGCATCGACGCGATCAACGCCTTCATCAAAAAACTCCCCGCGCAGCGATGA
- a CDS encoding pyridoxal phosphate-dependent aminotransferase family protein: protein MKYYDNELAALKRSGRYRERRVFDPAITDLASNDYLGLAEKPELFNAAVARLSGERVHAPKASMLVNGYHAVHREFEAALCEANGFESGIVMGSGFNANLAMIEALVRRGDELFMDEKYHASGVLASKLVEGKVTLFGHNDAAELEKKLSASDARRRIIAVEGIYSMDGDLMAREIFELAERYDALLIVDEAHSSGVVGSRLLGVFDLYGITPKPNHIKMGTLGKAYGSFGAYVLSSSHIADYLVNRAKPVIYATAPSLFDTALAQASLHYILENGEELKAQIEARRAMMNGLLGTEADGLIAAVPVGDNRKVMAIQAALLEEGMLVGAIRQPTVERAIIRLIGRLGVEEGSLRRGCEIIARWVK from the coding sequence ATGAAGTATTACGACAACGAGCTCGCCGCCCTGAAACGTTCGGGGCGCTACCGCGAACGCCGGGTGTTCGATCCGGCGATCACGGATCTCGCCTCCAACGACTACCTGGGGCTGGCGGAGAAACCGGAACTCTTTAACGCGGCCGTCGCGCGGCTAAGCGGCGAGAGGGTGCACGCTCCCAAGGCGTCAATGCTCGTCAACGGCTACCATGCCGTTCACCGCGAATTCGAAGCGGCGCTCTGCGAAGCGAACGGGTTTGAATCCGGCATCGTCATGGGGAGCGGATTCAACGCGAACCTGGCGATGATCGAGGCCCTCGTGCGCCGGGGCGACGAGCTCTTTATGGATGAGAAATACCATGCCAGCGGGGTGCTCGCTTCGAAACTGGTCGAGGGGAAGGTGACCCTTTTCGGTCACAACGACGCAGCAGAACTGGAGAAGAAACTTTCCGCTTCCGATGCCCGCCGGCGCATTATCGCCGTCGAAGGGATCTACTCCATGGACGGGGATCTGATGGCGCGGGAGATCTTTGAGCTCGCGGAGCGTTACGACGCCCTGCTGATCGTGGACGAGGCGCACAGCAGCGGGGTGGTCGGTTCGCGGCTGCTGGGCGTCTTCGACCTCTACGGGATCACGCCGAAACCCAACCACATCAAGATGGGGACCCTGGGCAAGGCGTACGGCAGTTTCGGGGCCTACGTGCTTTCGTCAAGCCATATCGCGGATTACCTCGTCAACCGCGCGAAGCCCGTCATTTACGCCACGGCGCCGTCGCTCTTTGACACGGCACTGGCGCAGGCGTCGCTGCACTATATTTTGGAGAATGGCGAGGAACTGAAGGCACAGATCGAGGCGCGCCGCGCGATGATGAACGGGCTCCTCGGTACCGAGGCGGACGGTCTTATCGCGGCCGTTCCCGTCGGCGACAACCGGAAGGTGATGGCGATCCAGGCGGCACTGCTGGAGGAGGGGATGCTTGTCGGCGCCATCCGGCAGCCGACGGTGGAGCGGGCGATCATCCGGCTAATCGGGCGGCTCGGAGTCGAAGAGGGGAGCCTGCGGCGCGGTTGCGAGATTATCGCCCGTTGGGTAAAATAG
- a CDS encoding ATP-binding cassette domain-containing protein, which produces MIQIKRLRIDYAGGTLVDIAFGIESALALVGQSGSGKSLTLKALLGMLPPAMSSTIEMDAPFELRRGDTVAFVPQNPFTALSPLTRVGGHFEGVPPAEAAALMTRVGLDAALLERFPPELSGGQLQRAVIAIALSHTPKLLLLDEPTTALDPETRRVIIALLRELQTQMGFQMLFVTHDIVSARALCDEVCVIREGSVVEQGAMAQVMASPEHAYTRTLIESSFAGREYRT; this is translated from the coding sequence ATGATTCAGATTAAACGTTTGCGGATCGATTATGCCGGCGGTACGCTGGTGGATATCGCCTTTGGCATCGAGAGCGCGCTGGCCCTGGTGGGACAGAGCGGCAGCGGGAAGAGCCTGACGCTCAAGGCGCTGCTGGGAATGCTCCCGCCCGCGATGTCGTCGACGATCGAGATGGATGCCCCCTTTGAGCTCCGCCGCGGCGACACCGTCGCCTTTGTACCCCAAAACCCCTTTACCGCCCTCTCGCCGCTGACCAGGGTCGGCGGCCATTTCGAGGGGGTTCCGCCGGCGGAAGCGGCGGCGCTGATGACACGGGTCGGGCTGGATGCGGCGCTGCTCGAGCGCTTCCCGCCGGAGCTTTCGGGCGGGCAGTTGCAGCGGGCCGTGATCGCCATCGCCCTGTCGCACACGCCCAAACTGCTCCTGCTCGATGAGCCAACGACGGCCCTCGACCCCGAGACACGCCGCGTCATTATCGCGCTGCTGCGGGAGCTGCAGACACAGATGGGCTTCCAGATGCTCTTTGTGACCCACGATATCGTCTCGGCGCGTGCGCTGTGCGACGAGGTGTGCGTCATCCGCGAGGGCAGCGTGGTCGAGCAGGGGGCAATGGCACAGGTGATGGCGTCGCCCGAACATGCGTATACACGCACACTGATTGAATCTAGTTTCGCCGGGAGGGAGTATAGAACGTGA
- a CDS encoding PBP1A family penicillin-binding protein — MKKILLWGGLAGVVALILFIGYFVAQYGHETRKLVQYNPPMTTYIYDRNGEKIANIFDKQNRAYVTFDEIPPLVIEALLAIEDTTFFEHRGVNVDAIFRAIIKDIKAGKLVEGASTITQQLVKNTLLTREKKFSRKLKELIFSLKLETELSKEEILERYLNAIYLGHGYYGIKTAAQGYFHKPLNRLTLKETAILVGLPKAPSFYAPTRNYELSLGRANRVISRMHALGWVDDESYNTALQERPGVFDETLTQNRAPYVTDEVLRRAAVLYPDIRTGGYTINTTVDLRLQEAGREALSYAYDGILERAMKRDEDANASQFGELNGALVSIEPATGEILALVGGVDYTKSAFNRATQARRQPGSAFKPFIYQVALDLGYSPATELVDIARTYDYETEGSEKKWQPKNYERDYKGLITLREALVHSRNLATINLVTDIGLSRIYRELSRYQFAGLPLDLSLALGSITLSPVELAGAYSSFAAGGVQSDPYLITSIDKRGTHYDAEPKQREVTSPAQAYLMTTILRDVVLRGTGRASAVGGIETAGKTGTTNNSIDAWFAGYSPSVETVVWFGNDDNTPLPKRETGGRAAAPAFRKFYTQLLHLFPQVPRKFVMPEGVTKVERNGAEEFFTKASPPPVEKMPSEAEDGLLF; from the coding sequence GTGAAAAAAATTCTGCTGTGGGGAGGCCTGGCCGGTGTGGTCGCCCTTATCCTTTTTATCGGTTACTTTGTGGCGCAGTACGGTCACGAGACCCGGAAGCTTGTCCAGTACAACCCGCCGATGACCACGTACATTTATGACCGGAACGGCGAGAAGATCGCCAATATTTTCGATAAGCAGAACCGCGCCTACGTCACCTTTGACGAGATCCCGCCGCTGGTGATCGAAGCCCTGCTGGCCATTGAAGATACGACCTTTTTCGAACACCGCGGCGTCAATGTCGACGCGATCTTCCGTGCGATCATCAAGGATATCAAGGCGGGGAAACTCGTCGAGGGGGCGAGTACGATTACCCAGCAGCTGGTCAAGAACACCCTCTTGACGCGGGAGAAAAAGTTTTCGCGCAAGCTCAAAGAGCTTATCTTCTCGCTGAAACTCGAAACGGAACTGAGCAAAGAGGAGATCCTGGAGCGCTACCTCAACGCCATCTACCTCGGCCACGGTTACTACGGGATCAAAACGGCGGCACAGGGGTATTTCCACAAGCCGCTGAACCGCCTGACACTCAAAGAGACCGCCATACTCGTCGGCCTGCCCAAGGCCCCCTCTTTTTACGCACCGACACGCAACTACGAACTCTCCCTGGGACGGGCGAACCGGGTGATCTCGCGGATGCATGCGCTGGGGTGGGTGGATGACGAGAGCTACAATACGGCGCTGCAGGAGCGCCCGGGGGTCTTTGACGAGACCCTGACGCAGAACCGCGCACCCTACGTCACGGACGAGGTCCTGCGGCGGGCGGCGGTGCTCTACCCCGATATCCGGACGGGCGGCTATACGATCAATACGACCGTGGACCTGCGCCTGCAGGAGGCGGGACGGGAGGCCCTGTCGTACGCCTATGACGGCATTCTCGAACGGGCGATGAAAAGGGATGAAGACGCCAACGCGAGCCAGTTCGGTGAGCTCAACGGCGCGCTGGTGAGCATCGAGCCCGCGACGGGAGAGATCCTCGCGCTCGTCGGCGGTGTGGATTACACAAAAAGCGCATTTAACCGGGCGACGCAGGCGCGCCGTCAGCCGGGGTCCGCGTTCAAACCTTTCATCTATCAGGTCGCGCTGGATCTGGGCTATTCGCCGGCGACGGAGCTGGTCGATATCGCCCGGACCTATGATTATGAAACGGAAGGGAGCGAGAAGAAGTGGCAGCCCAAGAACTATGAGCGCGATTACAAAGGGCTGATTACCCTGCGCGAAGCGCTGGTGCATTCGCGCAACCTTGCGACGATCAACCTGGTGACGGATATCGGGCTCTCGCGCATCTACCGCGAACTCTCCCGCTACCAGTTCGCCGGGCTGCCTTTGGACCTCTCCCTGGCCCTGGGCAGTATCACGCTTTCACCGGTCGAACTGGCCGGTGCGTACAGCTCTTTTGCCGCGGGCGGGGTGCAGAGCGACCCCTACCTCATTACGAGCATCGACAAACGGGGGACGCATTACGATGCCGAGCCGAAGCAGCGTGAGGTGACGAGCCCGGCCCAGGCCTACTTGATGACGACAATCCTGCGCGACGTCGTGCTGCGGGGTACCGGCCGCGCCTCTGCGGTCGGGGGCATTGAGACAGCGGGCAAGACCGGGACGACGAACAACTCCATCGATGCCTGGTTCGCCGGCTATTCGCCGAGCGTGGAAACGGTCGTCTGGTTCGGGAACGACGACAATACCCCGCTGCCCAAACGGGAGACGGGGGGCCGGGCGGCGGCTCCGGCGTTTCGGAAATTCTATACCCAGCTCTTGCATCTCTTCCCGCAGGTCCCGCGTAAATTCGTGATGCCCGAAGGGGTGACGAA